The following are encoded together in the Marinitoga sp. 1197 genome:
- a CDS encoding glycosyltransferase: MKKKELILNLINQKKFDEAETLIENINDIVQKNNLNGLLYFNKGEIQKAKNFFEKALKVDPKNDDVLFNYAYILKLMNKDLDSWRYLMRIKNKDWATHDLLGDIEINNRSKAAGIKNYYIASTLTKDMSMKEKYDLAKKTFFKNIKIAFLCLPGLDTFIKPIYEYISFLYPSKLVISNNSEELKNAVKWADVIWLEWANEVANFVTNNIDLKEKKVVCRLHGYEVFTNIPDQINWNAIDHLFFVARHKREIFFKRFGEKINIKKTSILRNGIDLSKFQYLNKKTPGKKLAIIGNINYRKGFEILLWAFYELIKKDDEYRLFIRGDFQDIRYKIAIETMIEELNLKKYIKFVPRVENLSMWLKDIDYIISSSIEESFHYTIGEAMAMGIKPVIHAWKESKEIWPEKNIFRNIEEFLDIILNQEYNSENYRLFVEDKYPIEKQLFEIEKLLDSFEKDLNNSENYILNNNRILRFNYSKTSENKYIWYLMNEFGRFQYGGGERVLVSFSKEAKKYGYKLIFISNNYTKKSLDILKDLGFEGEILIINTPLTEYPRDFIKIRNFIEELSSIKDKYPPDLVIGHPVTASMWLEEANKVLKLNVKHYLITIVNFLIGDISQNIKFYKESINNILHIDALTKEYLELRLKVNNFNLNEYNYVGVPYFTIDKLKNIRLNNNFDSKIRIIMYPRFTYTKSFVLNAVEDMAKLINNGYEFYVNIVGVGGFSNTIKEIIKFHNVEKYIKIIPLEKIDFRFVAIHDLAVNTGVSASETSYLGIPTIFADTTLWFNFVSQYTGYINPRGILGKDFNLEDPYFDFYSYNTYYDIVKSILDLENPKRYLRTLGEDLRNYTKEALKFYNEESVFKRILKFSGIL; the protein is encoded by the coding sequence ATGAAAAAAAAGGAATTAATTTTAAACTTAATTAACCAAAAAAAATTTGATGAAGCTGAAACATTAATTGAAAATATAAATGATATAGTTCAAAAAAATAATTTAAATGGATTGTTATATTTCAATAAAGGTGAAATTCAGAAAGCAAAAAACTTTTTTGAAAAAGCTTTAAAAGTTGATCCTAAGAATGATGACGTTTTGTTTAATTATGCGTATATACTGAAATTAATGAATAAAGATTTAGATTCTTGGAGATATTTAATGAGAATAAAAAATAAAGATTGGGCAACGCACGATTTGTTAGGAGATATAGAAATAAACAATAGAAGTAAAGCTGCTGGTATTAAAAATTATTATATTGCGTCAACTCTAACAAAAGATATGTCTATGAAAGAAAAATATGATCTTGCTAAGAAAACTTTTTTTAAAAATATAAAAATAGCTTTTTTATGCTTACCTGGTCTTGATACTTTCATAAAACCCATTTATGAATATATATCATTTTTATATCCGTCTAAACTTGTAATATCAAATAATAGTGAAGAATTGAAAAATGCTGTCAAATGGGCAGATGTTATATGGTTAGAATGGGCTAATGAAGTAGCTAACTTTGTTACAAATAACATCGATTTAAAAGAGAAAAAAGTTGTATGTAGATTACATGGATATGAAGTTTTCACAAATATTCCAGACCAAATAAATTGGAATGCTATTGATCATCTTTTTTTTGTTGCAAGGCACAAAAGAGAAATATTTTTTAAAAGATTCGGTGAGAAAATAAATATTAAAAAAACAAGTATTTTAAGAAATGGAATTGATTTAAGTAAGTTTCAATATCTTAATAAAAAAACTCCCGGAAAAAAACTTGCAATAATAGGAAATATTAATTATAGAAAGGGTTTTGAAATCTTATTATGGGCTTTTTATGAATTAATAAAAAAAGATGACGAATATAGATTATTTATTAGAGGAGATTTTCAAGATATACGTTATAAAATAGCTATAGAAACAATGATTGAAGAATTAAATCTAAAAAAATATATAAAGTTTGTTCCAAGAGTTGAAAACTTATCTATGTGGTTAAAAGATATAGATTATATTATATCATCTTCAATAGAAGAGTCTTTTCATTATACAATTGGAGAAGCTATGGCTATGGGAATAAAACCTGTAATACATGCTTGGAAAGAAAGTAAAGAAATATGGCCAGAAAAAAATATTTTTAGAAACATTGAGGAGTTTTTAGATATTATATTAAACCAAGAATATAACTCAGAAAATTATAGACTTTTTGTAGAAGATAAATATCCTATAGAAAAACAATTGTTTGAAATTGAGAAATTACTTGATAGTTTTGAAAAAGACTTAAATAACTCAGAAAATTATATACTAAATAATAATAGAATTTTAAGATTTAATTATTCAAAAACATCAGAAAATAAATATATATGGTATTTAATGAATGAATTTGGAAGATTTCAATATGGCGGTGGTGAAAGAGTTTTAGTATCTTTTTCAAAAGAGGCTAAAAAATATGGATATAAACTTATTTTTATTTCAAATAATTATACAAAAAAATCTTTGGATATTTTAAAAGATCTTGGATTTGAAGGAGAAATATTGATTATAAATACACCTTTAACAGAATATCCCAGAGATTTTATTAAAATTAGAAATTTTATTGAAGAATTATCTTCTATAAAAGATAAATATCCGCCAGATTTAGTAATAGGACATCCAGTAACTGCAAGTATGTGGTTAGAGGAAGCAAATAAGGTTTTAAAATTAAATGTGAAACATTATTTGATTACTATAGTTAATTTCCTTATTGGAGATATATCCCAAAACATCAAATTTTATAAAGAATCCATAAATAACATATTGCATATAGACGCATTAACAAAAGAGTATCTTGAATTAAGATTAAAAGTTAATAATTTTAATCTTAATGAATATAATTACGTAGGAGTTCCTTATTTTACAATTGATAAATTAAAAAATATAAGATTAAATAATAATTTTGATAGTAAAATTCGAATTATAATGTATCCACGTTTTACCTATACAAAATCCTTTGTATTAAATGCAGTGGAAGATATGGCAAAACTTATTAATAATGGTTATGAGTTTTATGTGAATATAGTAGGTGTTGGTGGATTCAGTAATACTATAAAAGAAATTATAAAATTTCATAATGTTGAAAAGTATATAAAAATAATTCCACTTGAAAAAATTGATTTTAGATTTGTAGCAATACATGATCTTGCAGTAAATACAGGGGTTTCTGCAAGCGAAACATCATATCTTGGAATTCCAACGATTTTTGCAGATACTACACTGTGGTTTAATTTCGTCTCTCAATATACAGGATATATTAATCCAAGAGGAATATTAGGGAAGGACTTTAATCTTGAAGATCCATATTTTGATTTTTATAGTTATAATACATATTATGATATAGTAAAAAGCATATTAGATCTAGAGAATCCCAAAAGATATTTAAGAACTTTGGGAGAAGATTTAAGAAATTATACTAAAGAAGCGTTGAAATTTTATAATGAAGAAAGTGTTTTTAAAAGAATACTTAAATTTTCTGGTATTTTATAA
- a CDS encoding FkbM family methyltransferase, with protein MPQELPCESVEKQYFPDDIIMNYSRFINCGAYNGDTIRNLVKYKGKQESVVCFEPDLINYSKLIKYINNNKKDIADAIFAYPCGVYSKTTQIFFSSGNNTNSKISANGKDLIQTVKLDDALINYSPTFIQMDIEGAEIEAIKGGSILISTYKPDLAICVYHSAEHIWEFPLMLNKLNPDYKFYLRNYTVYISETVLYARSE; from the coding sequence ATGCCTCAAGAATTACCTTGTGAAAGTGTGGAAAAGCAATACTTTCCTGATGATATAATTATGAATTACTCGAGGTTTATTAATTGTGGTGCATATAATGGAGATACTATAAGAAATCTTGTAAAATACAAAGGAAAGCAAGAGTCTGTAGTTTGTTTTGAACCAGATTTAATTAATTATAGTAAATTGATTAAATATATTAATAACAATAAAAAAGATATAGCGGATGCAATTTTCGCATATCCATGTGGAGTATATTCTAAAACAACACAAATTTTCTTTTCATCAGGAAATAATACCAACAGTAAAATATCAGCTAATGGAAAAGATCTTATACAAACAGTAAAATTAGATGATGCGTTGATTAATTATTCTCCAACATTTATTCAGATGGATATAGAAGGAGCTGAAATAGAAGCAATAAAAGGTGGTTCCATATTGATCTCTACGTATAAACCTGATTTAGCTATTTGTGTTTATCATAGTGCGGAACATATATGGGAATTTCCATTAATGCTAAATAAATTAAATCCTGATTATAAATTTTATTTAAGAAATTATACTGTATATATAAGTGAAACTGTATTATACGCTAGGAGTGAATAA
- a CDS encoding NAD-dependent epimerase/dehydratase family protein produces MKLNQRFEEDLDFILKELKEEFKKIKNEKIFITGGTGFFGKWFLGSILRANEKLNTNIKIGVLSRNPEKFKKNFPYLSNEKYVNFYKGDIRNFDFPNEKFSYIIHGASASAEGWFKGENQIIRIETITAGTKRILEFAKKNKIKGFLYMSSGKVYGTHSDIYEKIPEYYCGNLCFEDPNAALSIGKKMAEFLTLEYSKNYNIPVKIARGFAFVGPYLQLNLHYAIGNFIRDALKGGPIVIKGDGKALRSYLYAADAIIWFFKILINSKNRSIYNVGSENIVSIKEVAELINSVSNKKMEIIIQKKEISKKVDKYIPSTKKIKEELGVREYTSLKDAIIKTIDFYRKEGLK; encoded by the coding sequence ATGAAACTAAATCAAAGATTTGAAGAAGACCTTGATTTTATTTTGAAAGAATTAAAAGAAGAATTTAAAAAAATAAAAAATGAAAAAATTTTTATTACAGGTGGAACAGGATTTTTTGGTAAATGGTTTTTAGGAAGTATATTAAGAGCTAATGAGAAATTGAATACAAATATAAAAATTGGTGTATTGTCAAGAAATCCAGAAAAATTTAAGAAAAATTTTCCGTACTTAAGTAATGAAAAATATGTAAATTTTTATAAAGGAGATATTAGAAATTTTGATTTTCCAAATGAAAAATTTTCATATATTATACATGGAGCCAGCGCTTCTGCAGAAGGATGGTTCAAAGGTGAAAATCAAATTATCAGAATTGAAACTATAACTGCTGGCACAAAAAGAATTTTAGAATTTGCAAAGAAAAACAAAATAAAAGGTTTTTTATATATGAGTTCCGGTAAGGTTTACGGAACTCATTCTGATATTTACGAAAAAATTCCTGAATACTATTGTGGAAATTTATGTTTTGAAGATCCGAATGCGGCATTATCAATCGGGAAAAAGATGGCTGAATTTTTAACTTTAGAATATTCGAAAAACTATAATATTCCAGTAAAAATAGCCAGGGGATTTGCTTTTGTAGGACCTTATTTGCAATTGAATTTGCATTATGCTATTGGAAATTTTATTAGAGACGCCTTGAAAGGAGGTCCAATAGTAATAAAGGGAGATGGGAAAGCATTAAGATCATATTTATATGCAGCAGACGCAATAATATGGTTTTTTAAGATATTGATAAATTCAAAAAATAGATCAATATATAATGTTGGATCAGAAAATATTGTATCAATAAAAGAAGTAGCTGAATTAATCAATTCCGTATCTAATAAAAAAATGGAAATTATAATTCAAAAAAAGGAAATTTCAAAAAAAGTAGATAAATATATACCGTCAACGAAAAAAATAAAAGAAGAACTTGGAGTGAGAGAGTATACATCTTTAAAAGATGCAATAATAAAAACTATAGATTTTTATAGAAAAGAGGGATTAAAATGA
- a CDS encoding radical SAM protein yields the protein MERNGFKIEAFLDSSPKLIGEYYEGIPILDPKEIFEDKNKLNNAFILTASVDKKNKEMFKICEKYGLEKGKDFINIQRFTPYYPVIEISGSCNLSCISCPRGDFKNRFKKTGFMNITDYERVIKKLIAEMPFLYLVDLYVWGDPFLHPKLPEIIKINNKYGIAGGISTNLNYGNNIEEIIKSKPPQIRVSVSGYGSEHYEITHKNAKWDIFKLENYQLMLKKVRI from the coding sequence TTGGAAAGAAACGGTTTTAAAATAGAAGCTTTTTTAGATAGTTCTCCAAAACTTATTGGAGAGTATTATGAAGGGATACCTATTTTAGATCCGAAAGAAATTTTTGAAGACAAAAATAAATTAAACAATGCTTTTATACTTACGGCAAGTGTAGATAAAAAAAATAAAGAAATGTTTAAAATATGTGAAAAATATGGATTAGAGAAAGGTAAAGATTTTATAAACATCCAAAGGTTTACACCATATTATCCAGTAATTGAAATTTCCGGTTCTTGTAATTTAAGTTGCATTAGCTGTCCAAGAGGGGATTTTAAAAACAGGTTTAAAAAGACTGGGTTTATGAATATAACAGATTATGAAAGAGTAATAAAAAAACTGATTGCCGAGATGCCTTTTTTATACTTGGTAGATTTATATGTTTGGGGAGATCCTTTTTTACACCCTAAACTCCCCGAAATTATAAAAATAAATAATAAATATGGAATTGCTGGTGGTATATCGACTAATCTAAATTATGGAAATAATATTGAAGAAATTATAAAATCAAAACCTCCACAAATAAGAGTTTCAGTTTCAGGATATGGTTCGGAACATTATGAAATAACCCATAAAAATGCAAAATGGGATATATTCAAACTGGAAAATTACCAACTAATGCTCAAAAAGGTGCGGATATAA
- a CDS encoding class I SAM-dependent methyltransferase, which yields MNKCRVCGGEVETLYSIENLPAKSQFFPDEHSLRKDKSISLNIAQCTSCGLIQLINEPVSYYKTVIRATSVSSEMKKFRLKQLKQFFEKYDLYNKKCIEIGSGNGDYLSILAEISKNVYGFEYSSENIKYIKEKGLKAIQGYIDTEKYELPDKPYDAFFMFNFLEHVPEPVTFLRGLSNNLNDNGIGIIEVPNFNMIKKEKMISEFTIDHLSYFTKETFEITLRISGFEIIEINEIWNDYIISAIVKKRKKLNFSGFQAFQETLKKNIYDFINKYPDFAIWGAGHQALFVMAALNLGDKCRYVIDSAKFKQNKYTPATHIKIVSPNYLRENPVKAIIIMAGSYSHEIKQKLLEEYPEIKIAILEKNKLKII from the coding sequence ATGAATAAATGTCGTGTGTGTGGTGGAGAAGTTGAAACACTATATAGTATTGAAAATTTACCAGCAAAATCCCAATTTTTCCCTGATGAACATAGTTTAAGAAAAGATAAAAGTATATCTTTAAATATTGCTCAATGTACATCATGCGGGCTCATACAATTGATTAATGAGCCCGTTTCATATTATAAAACAGTAATTAGGGCTACATCTGTATCAAGTGAAATGAAAAAATTCAGATTAAAACAATTAAAACAGTTTTTTGAGAAATATGATTTATATAATAAAAAGTGTATAGAAATAGGAAGTGGAAATGGTGATTATTTAAGTATATTAGCAGAAATTAGCAAAAATGTATATGGTTTTGAATATTCTAGTGAGAATATAAAATATATAAAAGAAAAAGGCTTAAAAGCTATTCAAGGATATATAGATACTGAAAAATATGAATTACCAGATAAACCATATGATGCCTTTTTTATGTTTAATTTTTTAGAACATGTGCCAGAGCCAGTAACCTTTTTAAGAGGTTTATCAAATAATTTAAATGATAACGGAATTGGTATAATAGAGGTTCCAAATTTTAACATGATAAAAAAAGAAAAAATGATTTCAGAATTTACCATAGATCATCTATCTTATTTTACAAAAGAAACGTTTGAAATAACTTTAAGAATAAGTGGATTTGAGATAATTGAAATAAATGAAATATGGAATGACTATATAATATCAGCAATAGTAAAAAAAAGAAAGAAATTAAATTTCTCTGGATTTCAGGCATTTCAGGAAACATTGAAGAAAAATATTTATGATTTTATTAACAAATATCCAGATTTTGCAATTTGGGGAGCTGGGCATCAAGCATTATTTGTAATGGCTGCTTTGAATTTAGGAGATAAATGTAGATATGTTATAGATTCTGCAAAATTTAAGCAAAATAAATATACTCCAGCAACGCATATTAAAATAGTATCCCCTAACTATTTAAGAGAAAACCCTGTTAAGGCGATTATTATAATGGCGGGAAGTTATTCCCATGAAATAAAACAAAAATTATTAGAAGAATATCCTGAAATAAAAATAGCGATTTTAGAAAAGAATAAATTGAAAATAATATAA
- the rfbF gene encoding glucose-1-phosphate cytidylyltransferase — protein sequence MKVVILAGGYGTRLEEETIRIPKPMVEIGGKPILWHIMKIYSYYGFDDFIICLGYKGYVIKEYFTNYYNHMSDMTVDLSTGDIEIHNSYSEKWKVTLVDTGLNTMTGGRIKKIKKYLNNERFMLTYGDGVGNVNIKKLVEFHEKHNKLATITVVQPIGRFGVLNIDKDNSVKSFIEKPKSENSRINAGFFVLEPQVIDYIVDDNTAWEDGPLEKLAKESNLMAFHHDGFWKPMDTLRDKHELERLWNTGKAPWKLWE from the coding sequence ATGAAAGTTGTAATTTTGGCAGGCGGTTATGGAACACGGTTGGAAGAAGAAACAATAAGAATCCCTAAACCTATGGTTGAAATAGGTGGAAAACCGATACTATGGCATATTATGAAAATATACTCTTACTATGGTTTTGATGATTTTATAATTTGTCTTGGTTATAAAGGATATGTTATAAAGGAATATTTTACCAATTATTATAATCATATGAGTGATATGACAGTAGATTTATCTACAGGAGATATAGAAATACATAATAGTTACTCTGAGAAATGGAAGGTTACATTGGTTGATACGGGATTAAATACAATGACTGGCGGGAGAATAAAGAAAATAAAAAAATATTTAAATAATGAAAGATTTATGCTTACTTATGGTGATGGGGTTGGAAATGTAAACATTAAAAAACTTGTTGAATTTCATGAAAAACATAATAAATTGGCAACTATTACAGTTGTTCAACCAATAGGAAGATTTGGTGTTTTGAATATAGATAAAGATAATTCCGTTAAATCATTTATAGAGAAACCAAAAAGTGAAAATTCGAGAATTAATGCGGGTTTTTTTGTTTTAGAACCACAAGTTATTGATTATATAGTCGATGATAATACTGCGTGGGAAGATGGGCCGCTTGAAAAATTGGCAAAAGAGAGTAACTTAATGGCTTTTCATCATGATGGATTTTGGAAGCCAATGGATACTTTAAGAGATAAGCATGAGCTTGAAAGATTATGGAACACCGGAAAAGCTCCATGGAAATTATGGGAATAA
- a CDS encoding N-acetylneuraminate synthase family protein yields MIELFKKPLFVFEMANNHQGNVEHGKRIIREIKKVIKEFEDIFDFAFKFQYRDLDTFIHPDYKNDFSYKYIKRFSETKLSESQFLELKDELEKNEFITMCTPFDENSVKKVIKHNYDIIKVASASFTDWPLLEEISKYDKPIIASIAGATLNEIRNVIYFFKHRGRNINIMHCVAAYPTTDEKLELNQIDLLKNEFPDINVGFSTHEKPDNFDAIKIAIAKGATIFEKHVGIETDKIKLNAYSANPEQVYKWLKSAKKAYIMSGVRGKRYSFSKGELTSLKNLRRGIFALKNISKGQCITMNEVFFAIPRQNGQYASNDMSKYKKFVAKKDIKAYEPISENNVEIKDLYPQIKEYVREILDIVRKSNVVIPENSVCELSHHYGLDNFKNFGAAIIDIINREYCKKIIILLPGQKHPEHYHKQKEETFNVLYGDFIINIDSQERVYKTGDIIIVERNKKHSFYSETGAVIEEISTTHFKNDSFYSDKKIQSNKHRKTQIYLTEDMLSY; encoded by the coding sequence ATGATTGAATTGTTTAAAAAACCATTATTTGTTTTTGAAATGGCAAACAACCATCAGGGAAATGTTGAGCATGGAAAAAGAATTATTCGAGAAATAAAAAAAGTTATTAAAGAATTTGAAGATATATTTGATTTTGCATTTAAATTCCAATATAGGGATTTAGATACGTTTATTCACCCTGATTATAAAAATGATTTTTCTTACAAATATATAAAACGTTTTTCGGAGACAAAATTAAGTGAATCTCAGTTTTTAGAGTTAAAAGATGAATTAGAAAAAAATGAATTTATAACAATGTGTACACCCTTTGATGAGAATTCCGTTAAAAAAGTTATAAAGCATAATTATGACATAATAAAAGTAGCGAGTGCATCTTTTACTGATTGGCCATTGTTAGAGGAAATTTCAAAATATGATAAGCCAATCATTGCTTCAATAGCTGGCGCAACATTAAATGAAATAAGAAATGTTATATATTTCTTTAAACATAGAGGCAGAAATATTAATATTATGCATTGTGTTGCTGCATATCCTACAACAGACGAAAAATTAGAATTAAATCAGATTGATTTGTTGAAAAATGAATTTCCTGACATTAATGTAGGTTTTTCAACGCATGAAAAACCAGATAATTTTGATGCTATAAAAATAGCTATTGCAAAAGGGGCTACCATATTTGAAAAACATGTTGGAATTGAAACAGATAAAATAAAATTAAATGCATATTCTGCTAATCCAGAACAAGTTTATAAATGGTTAAAGTCGGCAAAAAAAGCATATATAATGTCCGGAGTTCGAGGAAAAAGATATTCATTTTCAAAAGGAGAACTTACATCCTTAAAAAATCTAAGAAGAGGTATATTTGCATTAAAAAACATTTCAAAAGGTCAATGTATAACTATGAATGAAGTTTTTTTTGCCATACCAAGACAAAATGGGCAATATGCATCTAATGATATGTCTAAATATAAAAAGTTTGTAGCCAAAAAGGATATTAAAGCATATGAACCGATTTCTGAAAACAATGTTGAGATAAAAGATTTATATCCTCAGATAAAAGAATATGTGAGAGAAATTCTCGATATTGTTAGGAAAAGTAATGTTGTAATTCCAGAAAATAGTGTCTGTGAGCTTTCACATCATTATGGATTGGATAATTTTAAAAACTTTGGAGCAGCAATTATAGACATAATAAATAGAGAATATTGCAAAAAAATAATTATATTACTTCCTGGACAAAAGCACCCTGAACATTATCATAAACAAAAAGAAGAAACATTTAATGTATTATATGGAGATTTTATAATAAATATAGATAGTCAAGAAAGAGTTTATAAAACCGGAGATATTATAATAGTGGAAAGAAATAAAAAACACTCTTTTTATAGTGAAACAGGTGCAGTTATTGAAGAAATTTCAACAACACATTTCAAAAATGATTCATTCTATAGTGATAAAAAAATCCAATCTAACAAACACAGAAAAACACAAATTTATTTAACAGAAGATATGTTATCTTATTAG
- a CDS encoding radical SAM/SPASM domain-containing protein, protein MKKKIDYKVQESEDLKRNELKEKKPYVYEKILKFEEKVKRGESIAIIQFQYNYACNFNCVHCGISQLRKPGARSFTPEDVKELSRQADEMGLAHFVITGGEPLVFPDLDEVIKAIDPQKFYISLDTNGWYFDEEKAFHLKELGVDKIQLSLDSLNEIEHDEFRKKKGSHARALRAIDAAKKAGLNIIIQTVVTKQRVYSEEFEEFLKFLNSKDVGVFVTYAKPVGNWEGNYDVLVTKKDMDYVRELEKKYNVFTHLTPGYGLDLGCIAVKRMISVTQYGDVMPCPYIHASLGNVFEEPLKDIIERGLKIKWFGKYVDTCLIAEDKHFIEEYDSKRIYGNKPLPVPWFKVFDENDYIKDEEKLKTEKTKNGYLRWRK, encoded by the coding sequence ATGAAGAAAAAAATTGATTATAAAGTTCAAGAGAGCGAAGATTTAAAAAGGAATGAATTAAAAGAGAAAAAACCTTATGTTTATGAAAAAATTTTAAAATTTGAAGAAAAAGTAAAGCGTGGAGAAAGCATTGCTATAATACAATTTCAGTATAATTATGCATGTAATTTTAATTGTGTTCACTGTGGTATTTCGCAACTAAGAAAACCCGGTGCAAGGAGTTTTACACCAGAAGATGTCAAGGAATTATCTAGACAAGCTGATGAAATGGGTTTAGCCCATTTTGTTATAACTGGTGGAGAACCATTGGTTTTTCCAGATTTAGATGAGGTAATAAAAGCCATAGATCCACAGAAATTTTATATATCCCTTGATACAAATGGATGGTATTTTGATGAAGAAAAAGCTTTTCATTTGAAAGAATTGGGAGTTGACAAAATACAATTAAGTCTTGATAGTTTAAATGAAATAGAGCATGATGAATTTAGAAAGAAAAAAGGTTCTCATGCAAGAGCATTAAGAGCTATAGATGCTGCAAAAAAAGCAGGGTTAAACATTATAATTCAAACAGTAGTTACCAAACAAAGGGTTTATTCTGAAGAGTTTGAAGAATTTTTGAAATTTTTAAACAGCAAAGATGTAGGTGTTTTTGTAACTTATGCAAAACCTGTAGGAAACTGGGAAGGAAACTATGATGTATTAGTAACTAAAAAGGATATGGATTATGTTAGAGAACTTGAAAAGAAATATAATGTATTTACACATTTAACTCCTGGATATGGTTTGGATCTTGGATGCATTGCAGTAAAAAGAATGATATCAGTTACTCAATATGGCGATGTTATGCCATGTCCATATATACATGCATCGTTAGGAAATGTGTTTGAAGAACCATTAAAAGATATCATTGAAAGAGGATTAAAGATAAAATGGTTCGGAAAATATGTTGATACATGCTTAATTGCAGAAGACAAACACTTTATAGAAGAATACGATTCGAAAAGAATATATGGGAATAAACCATTACCAGTACCGTGGTTTAAAGTTTTTGATGAGAACGACTACATAAAAGATGAAGAAAAACTCAAAACAGAGAAAACAAAAAATGGGTATTTAAGATGGAGGAAATAA
- a CDS encoding nucleoside-diphosphate sugar epimerase/dehydratase translates to MKNKIHIKGFCDSDTKKVGTIIEDKRVYSSNKAIELAKKKKAVLILAAAQYKHEMEQICKEFGLKKKIDYITYINIRRPEAVVEISGICNLNCVFCPQGNMKIKKGIIPYRIYKGVAPKTILPEVKFKNK, encoded by the coding sequence TTGAAAAATAAAATACATATAAAAGGATTTTGTGATTCAGATACAAAAAAAGTGGGAACCATAATTGAAGATAAAAGAGTTTATTCTTCAAATAAAGCGATTGAATTGGCAAAGAAAAAAAAGGCTGTTTTAATTTTGGCTGCAGCACAATATAAACATGAGATGGAACAAATATGTAAAGAATTTGGATTAAAAAAGAAGATTGATTATATAACTTATATAAATATTAGACGCCCAGAAGCTGTTGTGGAAATATCGGGGATATGTAATTTAAATTGCGTATTTTGTCCGCAAGGAAATATGAAAATAAAGAAAGGAATAATACCTTATAGAATATATAAGGGAGTGGCACCTAAAACTATTTTACCAGAGGTAAAATTTAAAAACAAGTAA